One Chaetodon auriga isolate fChaAug3 chromosome 11, fChaAug3.hap1, whole genome shotgun sequence genomic window, CTCGTAACTACTGAAATACACAGAGCATCTCTCTGCAACCTTACAGCGACCACAGTTTCCTGAATGAGCACCGACTTCCTGCTAAAAAGAGGAACGAAGCTCAACTgactccagcacacacacacaaacacacacacacctctgctgaCATTGTATGcattcatccacacacacacaaagctttaaaCACTTGATTTGGTGtcgacacaaaaacaaatgtcattaGTGTCCCATTAGTGTCTTCAAGGATTTGAAGTGTCACAGATACAGTTTTCTTAATAAAGATATAATATTTCAGAATTAAAATAGAAATATCTGGGTTTTAGACTAATTTACCATAATAGTCAGGTACACATCAGAGTACAtgcttttgtgtatttttacagttCGTGAGTGAGGTCGTCGTTGACAATGACCCAGCGTGTGAGAGAGGACATGATGTCCTCCAGGTTGTCCTGAAGTTCTCTGTATCATCGCCCAAACAGCTGGTTTCCTTTTGTATGTTTTGCACTTTATTAGTCGATATTAAACATTtggtaaatattttttttctattttcctataagcattctgttttttgtacaatcacaaaaaaaattgccaatgaataaaacatgcgactcatttcaaaataaaatatcgcaataaacaaaatatttctattttataaCAAAGCTCTAAAAACTGTTGATTACGGTGTGATTGTTACAATCAAAGCTATTTTAGAGACTTTCCTCCGACGCGTTTCTCTTTGCTGATTTACAATTTGTGACTTAGCCGAATCACAATATCacttgttttcaaaataaaagccctgtAAAGGAAAGGCTCACTGGAGATTTTACGACGGCAGCGCTGTATCAGTTTACGGCAACATGGCAGCCTGCTGTCTCGAGCTGTGGCTCCGTCGGCTCTGACCGTCAGAGTCTGAACTTTAATCATGAAAACGAGGACGGACAGCACGAGACCAGCAGGTCGGTAACGGAGGCTTCgtgaagatgatgatgtgttttagGAGGATTTCCGCGCCGCTTTGCCGCAACGCAGCAAATGTTCGCTGTTTGGCGTCCGCGCGAGGTGTGTGCCGCCTAGAGCCTGCGTCATGGCGGCACAGGCACACACCTGTCACGGAGCACTCGAGGCTGAAACAGTCTCCGGTTAGCAGCTCGTGGCTCTTCAGTCTCAACGGGACGGACGGTCGTGTCGCGTGCTGGAGCGGGATCCTCCAGCAGGTGAAAGCGACACCTTGGCACGCGCACGGAACCGGGCTTCCCGTGTACCGGGGCGGTCACGAGAGGTCAGCGGCCAGCTTCCGGTCTTTGCTGCTGCCCTCAGCTCGCGGGCTATGTACCGGAAAGACGGAGGAGAAACCGGACAGCCCTCCGGCGGCGGACCGGAATGAAGTCAGACCGGTACCGGGACAGGGTCTGTTCAAGTTCAAAGAGCTGGTGAGTCCACAGCGGTCTGACTGAGGGACAGCGATGTGGAGGAATGTGAAGCGTGTgaccttacacacacacacacacctgtctgacGTGTGTACAGATAGCTCCTGTGTGTGATGGAAGTCTTCAGACTgtaaaatactctgttacacaTTTTTAATCAGACTTTTTCTCGTGTCAGAGTATCTAAAAGTATTCATGTCCAGTCACTGGAATATGATTATATGTTATATCAGATCATGGAGTTGAGTATGAACAGAACAGAGTATGAACTTCCCAACTATAACGAAGTATAAAGTAgatttactgtttatttattaaatgGATTTACTTAAGAAAAGTAGCACAAACCTGTACTGTCCATACATCTAGACACGTTAGCTGGTATTAGCTCATGTGACAGCTAATGTTAGAAACTGTGTCATAGTTTGTAAAAATCCAAAAGTAATTGATTTTTACAacttattaatattattttgttcCTTCGTTATGGTTCTCAACCCAGCAAATTTGGAAATTCTTCATTAATCTTAATTTTTGGTAAAGATGAGGGAAAACATCCTTCAGTGATTCATCAAGTCAGAACCACTCATGAGAAGTAGGCTGCTGTCTGACGTGGGTGCTTCACACATTGATACCGAGCCTGGACGTGTTGCTGGAGCAGGTTCAGGCTGATTTACCTCTGTTGACCTTGATGTTGCTGCGTCGCTAACgtgttttctgatgtgtttttccgCAGTATGAGAACCCGTGGACAATCCCcaactttttgtgtgtgtgtcggatCGTGCTGGCTCCGTTTCTGGGTCATCTGATCGTCCAGCAGCACTTTCACCTCAGCCTCGCTCTGTTTGTGCTGGCTGGAGCGACTGACCTGGTAACACAGACGCTTactcactgaaacacatgtggtacagacgcatgcacacacacacacacactgcagtgctgagatcagtctgtttttattgagaACTGCAAAGTTCTACCTTCTATTTCATCTTCTATTGTTTAAAAATAGAACTCATTTGTTCTGATCTCTGTCCCGACTCTTCATAAATCTGCCCTTTACAAGAGAGTCTCCAAACCCATGttaattaaacatgtttgataatAATCAGGACAGTCCAGACATGATCAGTAGATCAGGATGGCAGCTAAGAAGAGGACATGCTAACCGTCTCGCTGCTAGTGGGCAACATGGCTCCACAATAACCAAGATGACCCTGAAATTTCTTTAAGGGTGGTGAATTCTGACGTTTAGCACACGTCCAGCATGAGGCGGCCTGATGGGTGATGTCACTGTCAGTCACGGATATTAAAACTTGCTTCTCCGCACCTTTAAAGCGTTTCGTGAAACGTCttcgtctctgtctctctcgctcagCTGGACGGTTACATTGCCAGGACGTGGCCCACTCAGAAGTCGGCGCTGGGCAGCGCTCTCGACCCACTGGCTGATAAGATCCTCATCAGTATTTTGTACGTCAGTCTCACCTATGCGGGACTTATACCAGGTACTGGACTCTGTACTTTGAGTGGCGGCGGTGGCGGTGCAGTGTTACAGGATCActcactgtgttgtttgtcctgCTTTAGCTCCGCTGACGGCTCTGGTGATTTCCAGAGACATCGGTTTGATAGCTGCCGTCTTCTGGGTCAGATACAAGACTGTACCTCCACCGGTGAGTATTTGAATACTGAGACTGTAGGGTGCAGTATTCAGTGCAGTATTCAGTGCAACATCTGTCACAAGCACGCAGTAACAGTCATGAACTCTATTACAACGAGCGCGACAGCAGAGCAAGGAAATGAATGCACTTTacaatctctccctctttctcctccaggttACCCTTAGTAAGTTTTTTAACCCCTGCTACACCACAGCACAGCTCAAGCCCACGCTCTTCAGcaaggtgacacacacacacacacacacacacacacacacacacacacacaccacccactCACCACCCACTCTCACTGCACACTGGACTTTGAACATTTTGTATGTAGCTGTCGTAAAGTGGAGATTTAGCAGCACTCGAGCCTGAAATAGCAGAACATAAAGAGTCTGTGGgattattttgtgttatttctgtattttctggcTCTTGCACGACAGTCAGCTCGTCCACACATTTATAATCTGGCACAGTGTTTTACAGAATCTGCACAGACAGTAGCTTCTTGTTCATGTTTTCCCcacattgttgtcattttgatgaAGAGTTGATGGTTGTGCATGTAGAGGACTCTGAGGACTCTCAGGATTGTCATGCAAATGTCAAATCTCCAGTTtatgacattttactgcaggtCTGATTTTcactgcacatgcaaacatacgAGCTTGTAAACCGGCAGATGAGACGCTGTGAAGTCACTCCTTTACGATCTGAGTCCACAGCGAGCCGGGACCTTTGTAGCTGATACAGAAATCTGTTAAAGTTAAGATTCACTGTCAGAGTATTGACTCATGGCTCCTCCACAGACTTAATTCCTTTGACACTTTCGACGATGCAGAGTACAATCGTGGTTGCTGGCAGGTGTAgcgatttttgtttttaagctgccaaaaagtgttgttttgttcttgcaCGCAGCCTCGGCTCGTGTGTCACGCTCAACAGGTTCTGGAAAAATCACGAGCCAAACTTCATTTGTTGGAGAGGAAGGTGATAGATTTTTATtctgactgtgtttttcatttctttctgtgtttgctcGTTAGGTGAACACAGCCATCCAGCTCTTTCTGGTTGCAGCGTCTCTGGCTGCTCCAGTCTTCCAGTATACAGACAGCGTCCTGCTGCAGTGCTTATGGTAAACCCCCCACTCTCacactgtctgcacacatgcagctctCACCCTCTTGACTCTCGTGTCCACGttgtccttctcctcctttccagTCGAGTGGTTATGAACATGTTTATCGTGCAGAGGGCTTTCCAACGCGTCTCTGTCAAGCACATAAATGCTGTTTGTTCCAGCGGAGTGTTCGGGTTAAGTGCGCTGACTCATTTCAATCCACAACTCCGCGTGAGTCGGAGTAGAGATCCGACTCAGGACAAACAACATATTGTGTCACAGTAACCTACATTTTTGGACAAATCCAGCAGACTGCCCgtatttctgcagcagcagcagtcacctgaatttttttcctttaatcgCTGAATGTAGTTTAAGTTTGCTGTCGTAATGATGATAAACTTTTTCTGCGGCTGATTCCAAAACACAATTTAGAAACGTATAAATCTGTTTAAAAGACGCAGTTAAAAATTAGTTATTAATCGTACCAATAAATACTAATTTGAATAATAAAGTTTGGAAACACttgttctctttttcatttaacGGCGTGTCGCTTCATCTTTCCTGATGCCTCCACGGGGGGTCGTAAAAGTCACATCTTTGAGTTCAGGTTGAACGACTCAGTACTTGAGTTAATTAATCAGCTGCGATTAGCCCACTGGAGGATGATTAAGACGTCCTCACATAGCACAA contains:
- the crls1 gene encoding cardiolipin synthase (CMP-forming) isoform X2; translated protein: MMMCFRRISAPLCRNAANVRCLASARGVCRLEPASWRHRHTPVTEHSRLKHLNGTDGRVACWSGILQQVKATPWHAHGTGLPVYRGGHERSAASFRSLLLPSARGLCTGKTEEKPDSPPAADRNEVRPVPGQGLFKFKELYENPWTIPNFLCVCRIVLAPFLGHLIVQQHFHLSLALFVLAGATDLLDGYIARTWPTQKSALGSALDPLADKILISILYVSLTYAGLIPAPLTALVISRDIGLIAAVFWVRYKTVPPPVTLSKFFNPCYTTAQLKPTLFSKVNTAIQLFLVAASLAAPVFQYTDSVLLQCLWYVTAVTTAATGYSYWHYGRKTVQVLNTRSP
- the crls1 gene encoding cardiolipin synthase (CMP-forming) isoform X1, whose product is MMMCFRRISAPLCRNAANVRCLASARGVCRLEPASWRHRHTPVTEHSRLKQSPVSSSWLFSLNGTDGRVACWSGILQQVKATPWHAHGTGLPVYRGGHERSAASFRSLLLPSARGLCTGKTEEKPDSPPAADRNEVRPVPGQGLFKFKELYENPWTIPNFLCVCRIVLAPFLGHLIVQQHFHLSLALFVLAGATDLLDGYIARTWPTQKSALGSALDPLADKILISILYVSLTYAGLIPAPLTALVISRDIGLIAAVFWVRYKTVPPPVTLSKFFNPCYTTAQLKPTLFSKVNTAIQLFLVAASLAAPVFQYTDSVLLQCLWYVTAVTTAATGYSYWHYGRKTVQVLNTRSP